In Sagittula stellata E-37, a single genomic region encodes these proteins:
- a CDS encoding TRAP transporter substrate-binding protein, translating into MKTVATLTAALAISTASFVQAETLDVASTFPKNMPFLGEGAEVLAKNIDIATHGEVKLRVHGAGDLVPALEVLNQVSSGAIPAGWDFIGYWGGTIPVAALAGAMPFGPGPDLFTGWMWEGGGMEIVQKAYTPLNVKLLPCHVTAPEPGGWFNKEINTVEDLQGLRMRISGMGGQVLNKLGASTQLIPGGELYVALERGRIDATEFSLPVVDKSLGFAEIAKYYYFPGWHQPASWNSLIVNMDVWDGFGEEVQEQIMTACKATVTWSLAAAPEPQGEIIEEFRSMGVETKRFPDEVLAALREASTEVLEEAAAADPIVAEAYQSIQDYMAKAQVWNDLQQIPAAN; encoded by the coding sequence TTGAAAACTGTTGCGACACTGACTGCAGCGCTCGCCATTTCCACCGCCAGCTTCGTGCAGGCCGAGACGCTCGACGTAGCCAGCACATTCCCCAAGAACATGCCGTTCCTCGGTGAGGGCGCGGAAGTTCTGGCGAAGAACATCGATATTGCCACGCATGGCGAAGTGAAACTGCGCGTGCACGGCGCGGGCGACCTTGTCCCGGCGCTGGAAGTGCTGAACCAGGTCAGTTCCGGTGCGATCCCGGCGGGCTGGGACTTCATCGGTTACTGGGGGGGTACGATCCCGGTTGCCGCGCTTGCAGGTGCCATGCCCTTCGGCCCCGGCCCGGACCTGTTCACCGGCTGGATGTGGGAAGGCGGCGGCATGGAGATCGTCCAGAAGGCCTACACCCCGCTGAACGTCAAACTGCTGCCCTGCCACGTCACCGCGCCCGAGCCGGGCGGCTGGTTCAACAAGGAGATCAACACCGTCGAGGACCTGCAGGGCCTTCGCATGCGGATTTCCGGCATGGGCGGCCAGGTGCTGAACAAGCTGGGCGCATCGACCCAGCTGATCCCCGGCGGTGAGCTGTACGTCGCGCTCGAACGTGGCCGCATCGACGCGACCGAATTCTCGCTGCCCGTGGTGGACAAGTCGCTCGGCTTTGCCGAGATCGCGAAGTACTACTACTTCCCGGGCTGGCATCAGCCTGCAAGCTGGAACTCCCTGATCGTGAACATGGACGTCTGGGACGGCTTCGGCGAAGAAGTGCAGGAGCAGATCATGACTGCCTGCAAGGCGACCGTGACCTGGTCGCTGGCCGCGGCACCGGAACCGCAGGGCGAGATCATCGAGGAGTTCCGCTCGATGGGCGTCGAGACCAAGCGCTTCCCGGACGAGGTTCTGGCCGCGCTGCGCGAAGCGTCCACCGAAGTTCTGGAAGAGGCCGCCGCCGCCGACCCGATCGTCGCCGAGGCGTACCAGTCCATCCAGGACTACATGGCCAAGGCACAGGTCTGGAACGACCTGCAGCAGATCCCCGCAGCGAACTGA
- a CDS encoding GntR family transcriptional regulator, protein MQGDSVTGLDSITTPLQRDSLQQQIYNRLFNGLVTGAYLPGDVISSRRMAQQLGVSAMPVREALTRLTAEGALELTSSRTLQVRTLTPENFDEVTALRIANEGMAAERAARQVTAADIGRVRALHKELSRAAEGQETDRYLAANAAFHGGIYRAAHWPLLMDIIKRLWLAVGPSIRVSVPDHHHMATSMTFHDAALAALEARDAEGLRTAIVEDIRTAATDIRARLEEEAGPAPDQQGG, encoded by the coding sequence ATGCAAGGCGATTCCGTCACCGGCCTCGATTCCATTACAACGCCCCTTCAGCGCGACAGCCTTCAGCAACAGATCTACAACAGGCTCTTCAACGGGCTTGTGACGGGCGCCTATCTGCCGGGCGACGTCATCTCTTCGCGGCGGATGGCGCAGCAACTCGGGGTCAGCGCGATGCCGGTGCGCGAAGCGTTGACGCGGCTCACCGCCGAAGGCGCGCTGGAACTGACGAGCAGCCGCACGCTTCAGGTCCGCACGCTCACACCCGAGAATTTCGACGAGGTCACCGCCCTCCGCATCGCCAACGAGGGCATGGCCGCCGAACGCGCCGCGCGGCAGGTCACCGCCGCCGACATCGGCCGTGTGCGCGCCCTCCACAAGGAGCTTTCGCGCGCCGCGGAAGGGCAGGAGACCGACCGTTACCTTGCCGCGAACGCTGCGTTTCACGGCGGGATCTACCGCGCCGCGCACTGGCCGCTTCTGATGGACATCATCAAGCGGCTGTGGCTGGCGGTCGGCCCCTCGATCCGGGTGAGCGTGCCGGACCACCATCATATGGCGACCTCGATGACGTTTCACGACGCAGCACTTGCCGCGCTCGAAGCGCGCGACGCGGAAGGACTCCGGACCGCCATCGTCGAAGACATCCGTACCGCGGCCACCGATATCCGTGCCCGGCTCGAGGAAGAGGCCGGCCCGGCGCCCGACCAACAGGGCGGCTGA
- a CDS encoding SDR family oxidoreductase, protein MSILGSLTPAKGLRVLITAGAGGIGQAIARGFVETGARVHISDIDEATVNAATGGAITGSVANAADEAQTKALFEEAREQMGGLDVVVANAGVAGPTSRVGEISQADWDECLEINLRGAYLAARFGEAELKANKGLFIAMASVAGRLPYAFRTPYAASKWGVIGLAKSLAAEMGPDGVRANAILPGIVKGPRIDRVIQARADQVGVSFEEMREQYLAKVSLRRMVTAEDIAAMCLFLASPGGSNVSGQALSVCGNVETL, encoded by the coding sequence ATGAGCATTCTCGGATCATTGACGCCTGCCAAGGGCCTGCGCGTCCTGATCACCGCCGGGGCAGGGGGCATCGGTCAGGCCATTGCCCGCGGCTTTGTCGAAACCGGCGCCCGCGTTCACATCTCGGACATCGACGAGGCGACGGTCAATGCCGCGACCGGCGGCGCGATCACCGGCAGCGTGGCTAACGCCGCCGACGAGGCGCAGACGAAGGCCCTGTTCGAGGAAGCGCGCGAGCAGATGGGCGGTCTCGACGTGGTCGTCGCCAACGCCGGTGTGGCCGGGCCGACCTCCCGCGTGGGAGAGATCAGCCAGGCCGACTGGGACGAATGCCTCGAGATCAACCTGCGCGGTGCCTACCTGGCCGCCCGCTTCGGTGAGGCCGAGCTGAAGGCCAACAAGGGCCTGTTCATCGCCATGGCCTCGGTCGCCGGGCGGCTGCCCTATGCCTTCCGCACGCCCTACGCCGCGTCGAAATGGGGCGTGATCGGACTGGCCAAGAGCCTCGCCGCCGAGATGGGGCCGGACGGCGTGCGCGCCAACGCGATCCTGCCCGGCATCGTAAAGGGCCCGCGCATCGACAGGGTGATCCAGGCCCGTGCCGACCAGGTGGGCGTCTCTTTCGAAGAGATGCGCGAGCAGTACCTCGCAAAGGTCTCGCTCCGCCGGATGGTGACGGCCGAGGACATCGCCGCCATGTGCCTGTTTCTCGCCAGCCCGGGCGGCAGCAATGTGTCGGGTCAGGCGCTCAGCGTCTGCGGCAACGTGGAGACGCTGTGA
- a CDS encoding 3-hydroxyacyl-CoA dehydrogenase: MAVPSIAIVGSGLIGCAWAVSFARGGCSVAMYDATEGVAAAAPDHIRAMAEEMAAADLLMGETPDAVASRVRVATDLADALKGVSHVQENVPEKLEIKQAVWAELDRLAPKDAVLASSTSALLPSAFTEGLAGRHRCVVAHPINPPSLIPAVEVVPAPWTDPEVVERTAQLMERIGQKPIRMKREVDGFLMNRLQGALLQEAFRLVDQGIAAPEDVDIGIREGLAPRWAVVGPFETIDLNAPGGVRDYVARYGGMYSNMAPSQRDPADWSGTALDQIDAARRASVPLDDIPKAQARRDSRLTALMQFLRGQSRA, encoded by the coding sequence ATGGCGGTGCCTTCGATTGCGATCGTCGGCAGCGGCCTGATCGGCTGCGCTTGGGCCGTGTCCTTCGCGCGCGGAGGCTGTTCCGTCGCGATGTACGATGCGACGGAGGGGGTGGCCGCGGCGGCCCCTGACCACATCCGAGCGATGGCGGAAGAGATGGCCGCCGCCGACCTGCTGATGGGTGAGACGCCGGATGCGGTCGCTTCCCGCGTCCGCGTCGCGACCGACCTTGCCGATGCGCTGAAGGGCGTGTCCCACGTGCAGGAAAACGTGCCGGAGAAGCTGGAGATCAAGCAGGCCGTCTGGGCCGAGCTCGACCGGCTGGCGCCCAAGGATGCGGTGCTGGCCAGCTCCACCTCGGCGCTGCTGCCCTCCGCCTTCACCGAGGGGCTGGCCGGGCGGCATCGCTGCGTCGTGGCCCATCCGATCAACCCGCCCAGCCTGATCCCCGCAGTCGAAGTTGTCCCGGCGCCCTGGACCGATCCGGAAGTGGTCGAACGCACCGCACAACTCATGGAGCGGATCGGGCAGAAGCCCATCCGGATGAAACGCGAGGTCGACGGTTTTCTGATGAACCGCCTTCAGGGCGCGCTCCTGCAGGAGGCGTTCCGCCTGGTGGATCAGGGCATCGCCGCGCCGGAGGACGTGGACATCGGCATCCGCGAGGGGCTGGCGCCGCGATGGGCCGTAGTGGGTCCGTTCGAGACCATCGACCTGAACGCACCCGGCGGCGTGCGTGACTACGTCGCCCGCTATGGCGGCATGTATAGCAACATGGCCCCCAGCCAGCGCGACCCTGCCGACTGGTCCGGCACCGCACTCGACCAGATCGACGCCGCGCGGCGCGCATCCGTGCCGCTCGACGATATCCCGAAGGCCCAGGCCCGGCGCGACAGCCGCCTGACGGCCCTGATGCAATTCCTGCGCGGCCAGAGCCGCGCCTGA
- a CDS encoding 3-keto-5-aminohexanoate cleavage protein, which translates to MPRTSNKIIISCAVTGAIHTPSMSPHLPVTPQEIITDSLAAAEAGATILHLHARDPETGKPTQDPDAFRAFLPQLKQASGAVLNLTTGGSPHMTVAERMRPAAELKPEVASLNMGSMNFGLYPMLNRFTEFKHEWERQHLENSRDLVFKNTFADIQHILEVGNANGTRFEFECYDTSHLYNLAHFVDRGLVKAPFLVQTVFGLLGGIGAHPEDVAHMKRTADRLFGDDYVWSVLGAGRNQMNVAAQAAAQGGNVRVGLEDSLWISKGKLAESNADQVRKARLLLEGLGLEVATPEEARGMLDLKGADNVAF; encoded by the coding sequence ATGCCCAGAACCAGCAACAAGATCATCATCAGCTGCGCCGTCACCGGCGCGATCCACACCCCGTCGATGTCGCCGCATCTGCCGGTGACACCGCAGGAGATCATCACCGACAGCCTCGCCGCAGCCGAGGCCGGCGCGACCATCCTGCACCTGCACGCACGCGACCCGGAAACCGGCAAGCCCACGCAGGACCCGGACGCCTTCCGCGCCTTCCTGCCGCAGCTCAAGCAAGCGAGCGGCGCGGTGCTGAACCTGACCACCGGCGGCTCGCCCCACATGACGGTGGCGGAACGGATGCGCCCGGCGGCCGAGCTGAAACCCGAGGTGGCGAGCCTGAACATGGGTTCGATGAACTTCGGTCTCTACCCGATGCTGAACCGTTTCACCGAGTTCAAGCACGAGTGGGAACGCCAGCACCTCGAGAACAGCCGCGACCTTGTGTTCAAGAACACCTTCGCGGATATCCAGCACATCCTCGAGGTTGGCAACGCCAATGGCACGCGCTTTGAATTCGAGTGTTACGATACCTCGCATCTCTACAACCTGGCGCATTTCGTGGACCGTGGCCTGGTGAAGGCGCCGTTCCTCGTCCAAACGGTCTTTGGCCTGCTGGGCGGCATCGGTGCGCATCCCGAGGATGTGGCGCACATGAAGCGCACCGCCGACAGGCTTTTCGGCGACGATTACGTGTGGTCGGTGCTGGGCGCCGGCCGCAACCAGATGAACGTCGCGGCGCAGGCTGCGGCACAGGGCGGCAACGTCCGCGTCGGGCTGGAGGATTCGCTCTGGATCTCGAAGGGCAAGCTGGCGGAAAGCAACGCCGACCAGGTGCGCAAGGCGCGTCTCTTGCTGGAAGGGCTGGGTCTGGAGGTCGCGACACCGGAAGAGGCGCGCGGCATGCTGGACCTCAAGGGCGCGGACAATGTCGCGTTCTGA
- a CDS encoding SDR family oxidoreductase has product MSRSEAFPVVVTGGSRGIGAATVALLAARGHPVVFSYASNDAAAQALCDRVAEEGGQAVACKGDAADEGAVAALFAACVDRFGPPGGVFANAGITGPACGLDDLSAEDLRRVLDVNVAGSFLTAQAALRSMPDGGAIVLMSSRAGRLGGAGEWLHYAASKGAIDTLCVGLAQEAGPKGFRVNAVAPGLIETEIHAAAGRGDRLKTAGSSVPMGRTGTAEEVARTVAWLMSDDASYISGTIVDISGGR; this is encoded by the coding sequence ATGTCGCGTTCTGAAGCCTTCCCTGTTGTCGTCACAGGCGGCAGCCGGGGCATCGGGGCGGCCACGGTCGCCCTGCTCGCGGCGCGCGGCCATCCCGTCGTGTTCTCCTACGCCTCCAACGACGCTGCCGCGCAGGCGCTCTGCGACCGTGTGGCGGAGGAGGGTGGCCAGGCAGTAGCCTGCAAGGGCGATGCGGCGGATGAGGGCGCGGTTGCCGCGCTCTTTGCCGCCTGTGTCGACCGCTTCGGCCCACCCGGCGGCGTCTTTGCCAATGCGGGCATCACCGGTCCGGCCTGCGGTCTGGACGACCTGTCGGCGGAAGATCTGCGCCGGGTACTGGATGTGAACGTCGCGGGCAGCTTCCTGACCGCACAGGCGGCCCTGCGCAGCATGCCCGACGGCGGCGCCATCGTGCTGATGTCGAGCCGCGCGGGGCGGTTGGGCGGCGCGGGCGAATGGCTGCACTACGCCGCCAGCAAGGGCGCCATCGACACGCTCTGCGTCGGGCTCGCGCAGGAGGCCGGACCGAAGGGCTTCCGCGTGAACGCCGTGGCGCCCGGTCTGATCGAGACGGAGATCCACGCCGCCGCGGGCCGGGGTGACCGGTTGAAGACCGCAGGAAGTTCCGTGCCGATGGGCCGGACCGGCACGGCGGAGGAGGTCGCGCGCACGGTGGCCTGGCTCATGTCCGACGACGCGTCCTACATCTCGGGAACGATTGTGGACATCAGCGGCGGGCGCTGA
- a CDS encoding TA system antitoxin ParD family protein, whose amino-acid sequence MEDARVISELQSRSLAGQITHRARTGRAIERFGTFDHASMSSLTLTTRGH is encoded by the coding sequence GTGGAAGACGCCCGCGTCATTTCCGAACTGCAAAGCCGCTCGCTGGCCGGTCAGATCACCCATAGGGCCCGCACCGGCCGCGCCATCGAACGTTTCGGAACTTTCGATCACGCGTCGATGTCATCGCTGACCCTGACAACGCGGGGCCATTAA
- a CDS encoding cold-shock protein: MANGTVKWFNSTKGFGFIQPEHGSKDVFLHISAVERAGINRIEDGQAVTFDVESGRDGRESAINLALA, from the coding sequence ATGGCCAATGGCACCGTGAAATGGTTCAACAGCACCAAAGGCTTCGGCTTCATCCAGCCCGAACATGGCAGCAAGGATGTCTTCCTGCACATCTCTGCCGTCGAACGCGCCGGGATCAACCGGATCGAAGACGGTCAGGCTGTTACTTTCGACGTCGAGAGCGGCCGTGACGGTCGCGAATCCGCCATCAACCTGGCACTCGCGTGA
- a CDS encoding DUF982 domain-containing protein produces MIEIQWGTPIALYTPHNDVAERFCTIEKARHWLRRKWPVADNTRQAALETIDSAMDCMCPVKDARIAFVVAALSAGFVPVRAS; encoded by the coding sequence TTGATCGAAATACAATGGGGCACGCCGATCGCCCTTTACACGCCGCATAATGATGTCGCCGAACGCTTTTGCACGATCGAGAAGGCGCGTCACTGGCTGCGCAGGAAGTGGCCCGTCGCCGACAATACGCGTCAGGCCGCGCTGGAAACAATCGACTCCGCAATGGACTGCATGTGCCCGGTGAAAGATGCACGCATCGCCTTCGTCGTTGCTGCATTGTCCGCTGGATTTGTGCCGGTCCGTGCGTCTTGA
- a CDS encoding GAF domain-containing sensor histidine kinase, translated as MILDACGTATGMGFVAVARVTDDRWMTCASRDNVNFGLKPGDELDVASTICCEVRACRSIISIPDVDDSEIYRNHPTPRRYGFKSYISVPIIRSDDSIWGTLCALDSEPHEIGPQAEQLFTIFARIIARELDRQDELAAGRQEIEEGHASLQTERDTARLREEFIAIVGHDLRNPIAAVTSGLRMIEERDLLPERRAMLVLEMQRALTRASQIITNLMDFARGRLGAGIEMNAPAPVDLAPVFRDVIGEIEQVAGQPVYSSIDLPRALVADPQRLGQLLSNLLGNAVTHGAPSQPITVDIAERDGELVASVTNQGAPIPPDVQASLFQPFSRNESKRKSLQGLGLGLYIASQIALAHGGRLHVSSSEEAGTTFTLRMPAKPA; from the coding sequence ATGATCCTCGATGCCTGCGGCACCGCAACCGGCATGGGGTTTGTCGCAGTTGCTCGAGTCACCGATGACCGCTGGATGACCTGCGCGTCTCGGGACAACGTGAACTTCGGCCTGAAGCCGGGTGACGAACTCGACGTCGCATCGACCATCTGCTGCGAAGTAAGGGCCTGCCGTAGCATTATTTCGATCCCGGATGTGGATGATAGCGAGATCTACCGCAATCATCCTACGCCCCGGCGGTACGGCTTCAAGAGCTATATCTCGGTTCCGATCATCCGGAGCGATGACAGTATCTGGGGCACCCTATGTGCCCTGGATTCCGAACCGCACGAGATTGGCCCGCAGGCGGAACAGCTTTTTACGATCTTTGCCCGGATTATTGCCCGCGAGCTCGACCGCCAGGACGAATTGGCCGCAGGTCGGCAAGAGATCGAAGAGGGGCACGCGAGTCTTCAGACCGAACGCGATACCGCACGGCTGCGTGAAGAGTTCATCGCCATCGTCGGACACGACCTGCGCAATCCGATCGCAGCCGTCACCTCCGGCTTGCGAATGATCGAGGAACGCGACCTGTTGCCCGAGCGTAGGGCGATGCTGGTGCTAGAGATGCAGCGCGCGCTGACGCGGGCCAGCCAGATCATCACGAACCTGATGGATTTCGCCCGTGGCCGCCTTGGCGCCGGGATCGAGATGAATGCGCCCGCGCCGGTCGATCTTGCGCCGGTGTTCCGCGACGTGATCGGCGAGATCGAGCAGGTTGCCGGTCAACCCGTCTATTCCTCGATCGACCTGCCGCGAGCGCTGGTCGCCGATCCGCAGCGGCTCGGCCAGCTCTTGTCGAACCTATTGGGCAATGCCGTGACTCACGGCGCCCCCAGTCAACCGATCACCGTCGATATCGCCGAGCGTGACGGTGAGCTGGTCGCCAGCGTCACGAACCAGGGCGCGCCGATCCCGCCGGATGTGCAGGCGTCATTGTTTCAGCCGTTCTCACGCAATGAAAGCAAGCGGAAAAGCCTTCAAGGCCTTGGGCTGGGCCTCTACATCGCGTCGCAGATTGCCTTGGCGCACGGCGGACGGCTCCATGTCTCGTCTTCGGAGGAGGCAGGCACAACCTTCACCCTGCGCATGCCGGCCAAACCGGCCTGA
- a CDS encoding response regulator, whose product MTDKTLTILVVDDEPIIRMDLSLGLSDLGYNVLEAGNAASALQVMDGSGAVDLLVTDIDMPGEMDGLGLAAEVRQRSGGCRIIIMSGGKSPEPHAIPRHSRFLAKPLVAEDIVAALLSVS is encoded by the coding sequence ATGACCGACAAGACCCTGACGATCCTCGTTGTCGACGACGAGCCGATCATTCGAATGGATCTGTCGCTTGGCCTTAGCGACTTGGGATACAACGTTCTGGAAGCGGGAAATGCGGCCTCGGCACTGCAAGTCATGGACGGCAGCGGTGCGGTCGACTTACTTGTCACCGATATCGACATGCCGGGCGAAATGGACGGCCTCGGCCTCGCGGCGGAAGTGCGGCAGCGGTCGGGTGGCTGCCGTATCATCATCATGTCGGGCGGCAAGTCCCCCGAGCCTCACGCCATTCCGCGACACAGCCGGTTTCTTGCAAAACCCCTCGTCGCCGAAGATATCGTCGCGGCGCTTCTGTCGGTTTCGTGA
- a CDS encoding transglutaminase domain-containing protein, translated as MRMNIGCRITHTLTQPTPLIALLNVHYSRFGDLERADYLVTQPSVPLESYRDGFGNWCTRMVAPAGEFTLTTDGIFRDAGHPDPHSPDAQQHAVEDLPFDTLVYLLGSRYCDTDLLSERAWELFGTTDQGWSRVQAICDYVHDSIAFDYMKADSTRTAAQTLAGGYGVCRDFTHLGIALCRCMNIPARYCTGYLSEIGEPLPHAEDDFAAWMEVYLGGQWWVFDPRNNKRRTGRILVARGRDAADVPLTQIFGPGTLSGFEVWTQEAQGEWPVTTNT; from the coding sequence CTGCGCATGAATATCGGGTGCCGCATCACCCACACCCTGACTCAGCCGACCCCTTTGATCGCGCTGCTGAATGTGCATTATTCGCGCTTCGGCGACCTCGAACGTGCGGATTACCTTGTCACACAGCCGAGCGTTCCGCTCGAAAGCTACCGCGACGGGTTCGGCAACTGGTGCACGCGCATGGTTGCCCCCGCTGGCGAGTTCACACTGACGACCGATGGGATCTTCCGGGATGCTGGCCATCCCGATCCCCATAGCCCCGACGCGCAACAACATGCCGTGGAGGACTTGCCCTTCGATACGCTCGTCTACCTGCTGGGCAGCCGCTACTGCGATACCGACCTGTTGTCGGAGCGCGCCTGGGAGCTCTTCGGAACGACCGACCAAGGCTGGTCGCGCGTACAGGCAATCTGCGATTACGTGCATGACAGCATAGCCTTCGACTACATGAAGGCCGACTCAACCCGTACCGCAGCGCAGACACTGGCCGGGGGATACGGAGTCTGCCGCGATTTCACCCATCTCGGCATCGCGCTGTGTCGCTGCATGAACATCCCGGCCCGGTACTGTACCGGCTACCTGAGCGAAATCGGCGAACCGCTGCCCCATGCCGAAGACGACTTCGCCGCATGGATGGAGGTTTACCTGGGCGGCCAATGGTGGGTGTTCGACCCGCGAAACAACAAACGGCGTACCGGGCGCATCCTCGTGGCGCGCGGCAGGGACGCCGCAGACGTGCCGCTGACACAGATCTTCGGGCCGGGCACCCTGTCCGGGTTCGAAGTGTGGACCCAGGAAGCGCAAGGCGAATGGCCCGTGACCACCAATACCTGA
- a CDS encoding transglutaminase family protein, translating to MTHLSITHRTRYRFHNAVDLAPHRMMLRPRQTPDLRLLSFSLDIRPAAVIDWSNDVAGNAVALASFRSRAHELEIISRARVDLRAPEWPVFPISASAASYPFAYSPDERTDLGALLLPQYEDRRKRLQAWVEPIVAARPTDTLALLKDVSNAITTQIAYQGRETEGTQGPLETLDRGWGTCRDFAVLFAEAVRTLGFGARLVSGYLFDPFENRVGTTEAGATHAWVEVFVPGAGWIPFDPTNRSIGSANLVSVAVARNIHQISPVSGSFRGTNSDFRDLDVTVDVRADDNHQQAGVSEEC from the coding sequence ATGACCCATCTCTCGATCACCCACAGGACCCGTTATCGCTTTCACAACGCGGTGGATCTGGCCCCGCACCGCATGATGCTGCGCCCCCGTCAAACACCCGACCTGAGGCTTCTTTCTTTCAGCCTGGATATACGTCCTGCAGCGGTCATCGACTGGTCGAATGACGTGGCAGGAAATGCCGTTGCTTTGGCAAGTTTCCGGTCCAGGGCGCACGAGCTTGAAATCATCTCGCGGGCCCGCGTCGATTTGCGCGCGCCGGAATGGCCTGTCTTTCCCATCTCCGCCTCCGCAGCCTCCTATCCTTTCGCCTATTCGCCTGATGAGCGGACCGACCTCGGCGCGCTCCTCTTGCCGCAGTACGAAGATCGCCGGAAACGTTTGCAGGCTTGGGTCGAGCCTATCGTCGCGGCGCGGCCGACCGACACACTGGCCCTTCTGAAGGACGTCAGCAACGCGATCACAACGCAGATCGCCTATCAGGGACGCGAAACCGAAGGCACACAGGGCCCGCTTGAAACGCTGGACCGTGGCTGGGGCACGTGCCGTGACTTTGCCGTGCTCTTTGCAGAAGCCGTCCGGACCTTGGGATTTGGAGCCCGGCTTGTTTCGGGTTACCTGTTCGATCCATTCGAAAACAGGGTCGGAACCACGGAGGCGGGCGCAACCCATGCCTGGGTGGAGGTTTTTGTCCCGGGAGCGGGCTGGATCCCTTTTGATCCAACCAATAGGTCCATCGGTTCCGCAAATCTCGTATCCGTGGCCGTTGCCCGGAACATCCACCAGATCTCGCCCGTTTCAGGCAGTTTCAGAGGCACGAACTCGGATTTCCGCGACCTCGATGTTACTGTAGATGTCCGCGCTGATGACAATCACCAGCAAGCAGGCGTGAGCGAAGAATGCTGA
- a CDS encoding tyramine oxidase subunit B has protein sequence MLQTTRDQDPENPQASTRIDFIYLSEPDMIRAGVTDMAACVDTMEEMFGLLYHGDYRMAGANNNSHGSVIVFPETSPFTTMPKPTPDRRFMAMPAYLGGRFGTAGMKWYGSNIENRDKGLPRSILMFMLNDADTAAPLALMSANLLSAYRTGAIPGVGARHLARKDARSVGILGPGVMARTSLSAFMAVRPAIDTVKVKGRGKANLDAFLGWLSETYPQITNVTVVDTVEDVVRGSDIVTFCGSGATGDPSTYPTVKREWISPGTFLAMPALCNIDEAMAAPEIRKVLDNPGLYHAWHEENPKPVHKHIPAIGIRWLDLVDEGRIALETLEDLGQIVAGEATGRWNDDEIIMLSVGGLPVEDVAWGTVVYRNAIERGLGVSLNLWDEPELR, from the coding sequence ATGCTTCAGACGACCCGCGACCAAGACCCGGAAAACCCGCAAGCATCGACCCGGATAGATTTCATCTACCTGTCCGAGCCCGACATGATCCGCGCCGGTGTGACCGACATGGCGGCCTGCGTGGACACGATGGAAGAGATGTTCGGCCTGCTCTACCACGGCGACTATCGCATGGCGGGGGCCAACAACAATTCTCATGGCTCCGTCATCGTCTTCCCCGAAACCTCGCCGTTTACGACCATGCCCAAGCCCACGCCCGACCGCCGCTTCATGGCGATGCCGGCCTATCTGGGTGGGCGGTTCGGCACGGCGGGGATGAAGTGGTACGGCTCGAACATCGAGAACCGCGACAAGGGGCTGCCGCGCTCGATCCTGATGTTCATGCTCAACGATGCCGACACCGCCGCGCCGCTGGCACTCATGTCGGCCAATCTGCTCTCGGCCTATCGCACCGGCGCCATTCCCGGCGTGGGCGCGCGCCATCTGGCGCGGAAGGACGCCCGCAGCGTGGGTATTCTGGGGCCGGGTGTGATGGCAAGGACCTCGCTTTCGGCCTTCATGGCGGTGCGTCCGGCGATCGACACGGTTAAGGTGAAGGGGCGCGGCAAGGCCAACCTCGACGCCTTCCTGGGATGGCTCTCCGAAACCTATCCGCAGATCACCAACGTGACGGTGGTGGACACGGTGGAAGACGTCGTGCGGGGGTCGGACATCGTCACCTTCTGCGGTTCGGGCGCGACCGGCGACCCCTCGACATATCCGACGGTCAAGCGCGAGTGGATCAGCCCAGGCACCTTTCTGGCCATGCCCGCGCTCTGCAACATCGACGAAGCAATGGCGGCGCCCGAGATCCGCAAGGTCCTCGACAATCCGGGACTCTATCACGCCTGGCACGAGGAAAACCCGAAGCCGGTCCACAAACACATCCCCGCCATAGGCATTCGCTGGCTGGATCTGGTGGACGAGGGGCGGATCGCGCTCGAGACCCTCGAAGACCTCGGGCAGATCGTGGCCGGAGAGGCCACGGGGCGGTGGAATGACGACGAAATCATCATGCTTTCGGTCGGAGGTCTTCCTGTCGAGGACGTGGCCTGGGGCACGGTGGTCTACCGCAATGCCATAGAGCGGGGTCTCGGGGTTTCGCTGAACCTCTGGGACGAACCGGAACTGAGATAG